In a single window of the Geitlerinema sp. PCC 9228 genome:
- a CDS encoding pentapeptide repeat-containing protein: MNQTIDANELLRQYAAGERDFRGIEIANANLRGANLQNANLKGAVLPNVNLVGANLAGINLREAKLTDSKIQQANCQQANFIGTDLTNADLSNSQMQGCNLRGTNAQYANFSHANLQEATLCEADLSYANLEVVNLSHANLTRTNLTGVTMRKAILESANLTVARLTEANLEDCTLTKAFLNNANLRDANLCRTDLSFAKLSSANLAGANLSHTQMRFTNASWATLRDSNLRSSSLFRTNLSWSNLSKADLGKAVLIGANIRKTNFSNANLEETIMPEATEND; encoded by the coding sequence ATGAATCAAACCATCGATGCCAACGAGCTGCTCCGACAATATGCAGCGGGAGAACGGGATTTTCGCGGTATTGAAATTGCCAACGCCAATTTGAGAGGGGCCAACCTGCAAAATGCTAATCTCAAAGGTGCGGTGTTGCCCAATGTCAACTTGGTTGGGGCCAATCTGGCTGGGATTAACCTGCGGGAAGCCAAACTCACCGACAGCAAAATTCAGCAAGCCAACTGCCAACAAGCCAATTTTATCGGCACGGATTTAACCAATGCCGACCTCAGCAACAGCCAAATGCAAGGGTGCAATCTCCGGGGAACCAATGCCCAATACGCCAATTTTAGCCATGCCAATTTGCAGGAAGCGACCCTCTGCGAAGCCGATCTCAGCTATGCCAATTTGGAGGTGGTGAATCTCAGCCATGCCAACTTGACCCGGACCAATTTAACCGGTGTCACCATGCGCAAAGCGATTTTGGAATCTGCCAATTTGACGGTGGCGCGGCTGACAGAAGCCAATTTAGAAGATTGTACGCTGACTAAGGCGTTTCTCAATAATGCCAATCTTCGGGATGCCAATTTATGCCGTACGGACCTCAGTTTTGCTAAGTTGAGCAGTGCCAACCTTGCCGGTGCTAACCTCAGCCATACCCAAATGCGTTTTACCAATGCCAGCTGGGCTACTTTGAGAGATAGTAATTTGCGGTCCTCGAGTTTGTTTCGCACCAATCTCAGTTGGTCCAATTTATCCAAAGCCGATTTGGGGAAAGCAGTTTTAATTGGGGCTAATATCAGAAAAACCAATTTTTCCAATGCCAATTTGGAGGAGACGATTATGCCAGAAGCGACGGAAAATGACTAA
- the panB gene encoding 3-methyl-2-oxobutanoate hydroxymethyltransferase: protein MKVTVAKLKQWKQQERPIAMLTASDYAMAQLLDEAGVDVVLVGDSLGMVALGYESTLPLTLEEMLHHAKAVCRGVKRAMVVVDLPFLSYQESPQQAIHSAGRVLKETQATGVKIEGGYPAMAETVKRLVETGIPVMGHVGLTPQSVRQLGYQQQGKTPEQSDRIFAEALALEQAGAFAVVLEHIPASLAREITQKLSIPTIGIGAGQACDGQVLVTQDMLGLTKQQPPFAKTYAHLRETMLEAFRQYGAQVRSRQFPQSNERI from the coding sequence ATGAAAGTTACTGTTGCCAAATTAAAGCAATGGAAACAGCAGGAGCGTCCAATTGCCATGCTCACGGCAAGCGATTATGCTATGGCGCAACTGTTGGACGAGGCAGGCGTAGATGTGGTTTTGGTGGGCGACTCGTTGGGAATGGTCGCCTTGGGATATGAAAGTACGCTGCCGCTGACTTTAGAAGAAATGCTACACCATGCCAAAGCGGTCTGTCGCGGTGTCAAGCGAGCCATGGTGGTGGTAGATTTGCCTTTTTTGAGCTATCAGGAAAGCCCGCAGCAGGCGATTCATTCCGCAGGTCGGGTATTGAAGGAAACCCAAGCCACGGGGGTCAAAATTGAAGGGGGCTACCCGGCGATGGCGGAGACAGTGAAACGATTGGTAGAGACGGGAATTCCGGTGATGGGGCATGTGGGGTTGACGCCGCAGTCGGTTCGGCAGTTGGGATACCAGCAACAGGGAAAAACCCCCGAACAAAGCGATCGCATTTTCGCCGAAGCGTTGGCCCTAGAACAAGCCGGTGCCTTTGCGGTGGTTTTGGAGCACATTCCAGCATCCTTAGCGAGAGAAATTACCCAAAAACTCAGCATCCCCACCATTGGCATTGGTGCCGGTCAAGCTTGCGACGGGCAAGTATTGGTCACCCAGGATATGTTGGGACTAACCAAACAGCAACCCCCCTTTGCCAAAACCTACGCCCACCTCCGGGAAACCATGCTAGAAGCCTTTCGCCAGTACGGTGCCCAAGTGCGATCGCGACAATTTCCTCAGAGCAACGAAAGAATATAA
- the phoU gene encoding phosphate signaling complex protein PhoU, translated as MSLDREQPPAVNFGGFQAASERRTFERQLTRLERDVLLMGALVENACRLSHQALFERDLDAAREIVTVDEQIDRYYRQIEADCLLVMTLQHPTAQDSRLLGAFMQLVRDLERIGDYAEDLAEIAVKLFPYPVHECMGEIEAMSNCAQGMLSECLVALTELDAEAGSKLKEQDSTVDQAYEKLYRRLAYQRDVKGSIEPLLLLTLTIRHLERMADHATNVGQRVSYIVTGRRG; from the coding sequence ATGTCTCTCGACCGAGAACAACCACCAGCCGTCAATTTTGGGGGGTTTCAAGCAGCTTCCGAACGCCGCACTTTTGAACGCCAGCTAACCCGCCTGGAACGAGATGTTCTGCTTATGGGCGCTCTCGTTGAGAATGCCTGTCGTTTGAGCCATCAGGCTTTGTTCGAGCGGGATTTGGATGCTGCCCGCGAAATTGTTACCGTTGACGAACAGATCGACCGCTACTACCGACAAATCGAAGCGGATTGCCTGTTGGTCATGACCCTCCAACATCCCACCGCCCAAGATTCGCGATTATTGGGTGCCTTCATGCAACTAGTACGCGATTTGGAACGCATCGGCGACTACGCCGAAGACCTCGCCGAAATCGCCGTAAAGTTATTTCCCTACCCCGTACACGAGTGTATGGGGGAAATTGAAGCCATGTCCAACTGCGCCCAAGGTATGCTTTCTGAGTGTTTGGTAGCTTTAACAGAACTGGATGCGGAAGCTGGCAGCAAACTCAAAGAGCAAGATTCTACCGTTGACCAGGCCTACGAAAAGCTCTATCGCCGCCTCGCCTACCAACGGGATGTGAAAGGCAGCATCGAACCCCTGCTGTTGCTCACCTTAACCATCCGCCATTTAGAAAGAATGGCCGATCACGCCACCAACGTTGGGCAGCGCGTTTCTTATATTGTTACCGGTCGCCGGGGATGA
- a CDS encoding response regulator transcription factor — MPRILVIDDDPAVLELVSVNLEMAGYEVSQAKDGIKGQALALQIVPDLIVLDLMLPQVDGFTVCQRLRRDERTAEIPVLMLTALGQTQDKVEGFNSGADDYLTKPFEIEEMLARVRALLRRTDRIPQAAKHSEILNYGALTLVPERFEAIWFNQTVKLTHLEFELLHCLLQRHGQTVSPSEILREVWGYEPDDDIETIRVHVRHLRTKLEPDPRHPRYIKTVYGAGYCLELPPETEASNGNSGNSHASEEKAKQADAVQE, encoded by the coding sequence ATGCCCCGAATTCTTGTCATCGATGACGATCCTGCGGTTTTAGAACTGGTATCTGTCAATTTAGAAATGGCAGGTTACGAGGTCAGTCAAGCCAAAGATGGGATTAAAGGACAAGCTTTGGCTCTCCAGATCGTTCCTGACCTAATTGTCCTGGACCTCATGCTGCCCCAAGTGGATGGATTTACGGTTTGCCAACGCCTTCGTCGCGACGAGCGTACGGCGGAAATTCCGGTTTTGATGCTCACTGCTTTGGGTCAAACCCAAGATAAAGTAGAAGGATTTAACTCTGGTGCCGACGACTACCTCACTAAACCTTTTGAGATTGAGGAAATGCTGGCTCGAGTAAGAGCGTTGCTACGGCGTACCGATCGCATTCCCCAAGCGGCCAAGCATTCGGAGATTCTTAACTATGGAGCGCTTACCCTAGTACCAGAACGGTTTGAGGCCATTTGGTTCAATCAAACGGTAAAACTCACTCATTTAGAATTTGAGCTGCTTCACTGTTTGCTACAGCGTCACGGTCAAACGGTTTCTCCCAGCGAAATCCTCCGGGAAGTTTGGGGATACGAACCGGATGATGATATTGAGACCATCCGCGTCCACGTGCGCCACTTACGCACCAAATTAGAACCGGACCCACGTCACCCGCGCTATATTAAAACGGTTTACGGTGCTGGTTACTGCTTGGAGTTGCCTCCGGAAACGGAAGCTAGCAATGGCAATTCTGGCAATTCCCACGCGAGCGAAGAAAAAGCCAAACAGGCGGATGCCGTTCAAGAATAA
- the coaD gene encoding pantetheine-phosphate adenylyltransferase codes for MVAIAIYPGSFDPITFGHLDIIERGCQLFEQVVVAVAENPSKTPLFPVAHRVEQIRRSTQHLTNLEVDRFTGLTVSYAKNRQAKVLLRGLRAVSDFEMELQMAHTNKSLSQDIETVFLATSNEYSFLSSSVVKEIAKYGGSVDHLVPSHVALDIYKCYAKTHPKPNPTQTTPIPKENPLTLREASPKDNRQQG; via the coding sequence ATGGTGGCGATCGCAATTTATCCAGGCAGCTTTGACCCGATCACCTTCGGGCATCTTGATATTATCGAACGTGGGTGTCAGCTGTTCGAGCAAGTGGTGGTAGCAGTCGCCGAGAACCCCAGCAAAACCCCCTTATTTCCAGTCGCCCATCGGGTCGAACAAATTCGTCGCTCCACCCAACATCTCACCAACTTAGAAGTAGACCGCTTTACTGGGCTAACCGTCAGTTATGCCAAAAACCGGCAAGCTAAAGTCCTGCTGCGGGGGCTGCGAGCTGTATCGGACTTTGAAATGGAACTGCAAATGGCCCACACCAACAAAAGCCTTTCTCAAGATATCGAAACCGTCTTTCTCGCCACCTCCAACGAATATAGCTTTTTAAGCAGTAGCGTCGTCAAAGAAATAGCCAAATACGGCGGTTCTGTAGACCACCTCGTCCCCAGTCACGTTGCTCTAGACATATACAAATGTTACGCCAAGACCCATCCCAAGCCGAACCCAACCCAGACAACACCAATTCCCAAGGAGAATCCGCTGACCCTGCGGGAAGCGTCTCCCAAGGACAATCGCCAGCAGGGGTAG
- the ilvD gene encoding dihydroxy-acid dehydratase has protein sequence MPENYRSKAITEGAQRTPNRAMLRAVGFEDSDFTKPIVGIANGYSTITPCNMGLNQLAERSMAGVSEAGGMPQMFGTITVSDGISMGTEGMKYSLVSREVIADSIETVCNAQSVDGVLAIGGCDKNMPGAAIAMARMNIPAVFVYGGTIKPGHHDGKDLTIVSAFEAVGQYSSGQIDSSELVAVERNACPGAGSCGGMFTANTMSSALEVMGLSLPYSSTMAAEDAEKAESAEASGKALLEAIRKQIRPRDLITRKSLENAISVVMAVGGSTNAVLHLLALAQAADVELTLDDFIRIRDRVPVICDLKPSGRYVIVDLHQVGGIPQVMKILLANGLLHSDTLTITGQTLAEVLEGIPDTPPADQDIIRPFDQPLYPKGHLVVLKGNLAEEGAVAKISGVKNPAITGTARVFESEEDCLQAILNGEIKAGNIVVIRYEGPKGGPGMREMLAPTSAIIGAGLGDSVGLITDGRFSGGTYGMVVGHVAPEAAVGGTIALVEEGDSITIDAYQGLLQLNISEPELEKRRQNWNPPQLRYTKGVLAKYAKLVGSSSKGAVTGD, from the coding sequence ATGCCAGAAAACTATCGAAGCAAAGCCATTACTGAAGGGGCGCAACGAACCCCCAACCGAGCCATGCTACGAGCTGTCGGCTTTGAAGACAGCGACTTTACCAAACCCATTGTGGGAATTGCCAACGGGTACAGTACCATTACCCCTTGTAATATGGGATTGAACCAGCTAGCCGAACGCTCCATGGCTGGCGTTTCTGAAGCTGGAGGCATGCCCCAGATGTTTGGCACCATCACGGTGAGCGATGGCATCTCCATGGGAACCGAGGGGATGAAATATTCGCTGGTTTCCCGGGAGGTGATTGCGGATTCTATTGAGACGGTGTGCAATGCGCAATCGGTGGATGGCGTGTTGGCAATTGGCGGCTGCGATAAAAATATGCCCGGTGCCGCGATCGCGATGGCACGTATGAACATTCCTGCCGTTTTTGTGTATGGGGGAACCATCAAACCGGGGCATCACGATGGTAAAGATTTAACCATTGTTAGTGCTTTTGAGGCTGTGGGTCAGTATAGTTCGGGTCAAATTGACAGTTCGGAACTGGTGGCTGTAGAACGCAATGCTTGTCCGGGGGCTGGCTCTTGTGGCGGCATGTTCACCGCCAATACCATGTCTTCGGCGTTGGAGGTGATGGGGCTGAGTTTGCCCTATTCTTCCACGATGGCGGCGGAAGATGCAGAAAAAGCTGAGAGTGCCGAAGCTTCTGGAAAGGCTTTGTTGGAGGCGATTCGCAAGCAAATTCGCCCGCGGGATTTAATTACCCGTAAGAGTTTGGAAAATGCTATTTCAGTAGTGATGGCGGTGGGTGGTTCCACCAATGCGGTTTTGCATTTGCTCGCCCTTGCCCAGGCGGCAGATGTGGAATTGACCTTGGATGATTTTATCCGCATTCGCGATCGCGTACCGGTCATCTGCGACTTAAAACCCAGCGGTCGCTACGTCATTGTCGATCTGCACCAAGTTGGCGGCATTCCCCAAGTCATGAAAATCTTGCTAGCCAACGGTTTGCTCCACTCGGATACCCTCACCATCACCGGTCAAACCCTAGCTGAAGTTCTAGAAGGCATTCCCGATACCCCACCAGCCGACCAAGATATTATCCGCCCGTTCGACCAACCTTTATATCCCAAAGGGCACTTGGTGGTTCTCAAAGGCAATTTAGCCGAAGAAGGGGCCGTCGCCAAAATTAGCGGCGTGAAAAATCCTGCTATCACCGGAACGGCTCGGGTATTTGAATCGGAAGAAGACTGCTTGCAAGCCATTCTCAACGGCGAAATCAAAGCTGGCAACATTGTAGTCATCCGCTACGAAGGTCCCAAAGGCGGACCGGGGATGCGGGAAATGCTCGCCCCCACTTCAGCAATTATTGGTGCCGGTTTGGGAGATTCGGTGGGATTGATTACCGACGGTCGTTTTTCCGGTGGTACCTATGGCATGGTGGTCGGTCACGTGGCACCCGAAGCTGCCGTTGGCGGTACCATTGCCCTAGTGGAAGAGGGCGACAGCATCACCATCGATGCCTACCAAGGATTGCTGCAACTTAACATCTCCGAACCAGAGCTAGAAAAACGCCGGCAAAACTGGAATCCCCCCCAACTCCGATATACCAAAGGGGTTCTGGCGAAGTATGCCAAGTTGGTAGGTTCTAGTAGTAAAGGGGCCGTAACCGGCGACTAG
- a CDS encoding PAS domain-containing sensor histidine kinase, producing MGVGFFILGLALGLGIGVVLYFRHNRQVQRLLQELQRETTDNSLPDLARLRRGIYLTNQQKQQLQQELHNWQQILQQAPIGYLQVDEENQLLWCNDRARELLEIHRWQEGQVCLLLKVVRSYELDRTIEQTRRQQESQTLEWSFYPSRVRETTDMETRAQASPPPRSRALRATTILLPNAQVGVFVEDRQEVISLSQDREQWFSELAHELKTPLTSIRLVSETLQSNLDAPLREWVDRMLVEINRLIQLVQDWLELSQIARNGDRSFKQEPVDLPSLLRSVWQTLEPIAASKELEFSYQGAQKLLVDADEARLHRAFLNIFDNSIGYTPNGGTIQVKVTPLPEKNPSWVQVDVIDSGCGFSEAELPRIFDRLYRGETSRHRPSASQPDAESSSSGSGLGLTIVQEIIQAHGGSITASNHPETGGAWLQIQLLASEEIDRETSDRSAQDE from the coding sequence ATGGGTGTAGGGTTTTTCATTCTCGGGTTGGCTTTGGGGTTGGGAATTGGTGTCGTGCTCTATTTTCGGCACAACCGCCAAGTACAACGTTTGTTACAGGAGTTGCAACGGGAAACCACAGACAATTCGCTACCGGATTTGGCTCGCTTGCGGCGCGGTATTTATTTAACCAACCAACAAAAGCAACAATTGCAACAAGAGTTGCATAACTGGCAGCAGATTTTACAACAAGCGCCTATTGGCTACCTACAAGTAGACGAAGAAAACCAATTGCTCTGGTGTAACGATCGCGCGCGGGAACTGTTGGAAATTCACCGCTGGCAGGAGGGGCAAGTTTGCTTGCTGCTGAAGGTGGTCCGTTCCTACGAACTCGATCGCACCATCGAACAAACCCGCCGCCAACAGGAATCGCAAACGTTGGAGTGGTCGTTTTATCCTTCACGGGTTCGCGAAACAACTGATATGGAAACTCGTGCTCAAGCTTCGCCACCGCCGCGATCGCGAGCTTTACGCGCTACGACGATCCTGCTACCCAACGCTCAGGTGGGTGTGTTTGTGGAAGACCGTCAGGAAGTGATTTCCCTATCCCAAGACCGGGAACAGTGGTTTTCAGAGCTGGCACACGAACTCAAAACCCCACTAACCTCGATTCGTTTGGTCTCGGAAACCCTGCAAAGCAATTTGGATGCCCCCCTGCGGGAATGGGTGGACCGCATGTTGGTGGAAATTAATCGCTTGATTCAGTTGGTGCAGGATTGGTTGGAACTGTCTCAAATTGCTAGAAATGGCGATCGCAGTTTTAAACAGGAACCTGTAGATTTACCCAGTTTGTTGCGTTCGGTTTGGCAAACCCTCGAACCCATTGCGGCTTCTAAGGAATTGGAATTTTCCTATCAAGGAGCGCAAAAATTGCTGGTAGATGCGGATGAAGCGCGCTTGCATCGGGCGTTTTTGAATATTTTTGATAATAGTATTGGCTATACGCCCAACGGCGGTACGATTCAAGTGAAGGTAACGCCTTTGCCGGAAAAAAATCCCAGTTGGGTGCAGGTGGATGTGATTGATTCTGGATGTGGTTTTTCGGAAGCGGAACTTCCCCGTATTTTTGACCGTCTCTACCGCGGCGAAACTTCCCGCCATCGCCCTTCGGCCAGCCAACCAGATGCAGAATCTTCGTCGAGCGGTAGTGGTTTGGGATTGACCATCGTACAGGAGATTATCCAGGCGCATGGTGGCTCGATTACCGCTAGCAACCATCCGGAAACTGGAGGCGCTTGGTTGCAAATTCAACTGCTGGCAAGCGAGGAAATTGATCGGGAAACCAGCGATCGCTCTGCTCAAGATGAATAG
- a CDS encoding ATP synthase F0 subunit B produces MLRQDPSQAEPNPDNTNSQGESADPAGSVSQGQSPAGVDIQQELERLEEMILSSPRIPLTRRTLVDEEQLLDQLDLVRLNLPEAFQKATEIVRSRDQIYEEAQSYAREIVEEAEQEAARILDEMGIVRQAKAEAEQIRQQVQQDCQAAQEKTMAEIEQWRRQGEKELEQMRARAVAEAEAIEQGADEYADRVLGNIEHQLGEMLRVVRNGRHQLERDNATTRTQASQSAIQQESGYPEGKPSQQRHHPHPRQR; encoded by the coding sequence ATGTTACGCCAAGACCCATCCCAAGCCGAACCCAACCCAGACAACACCAATTCCCAAGGAGAATCCGCTGACCCTGCGGGAAGCGTCTCCCAAGGACAATCGCCAGCAGGGGTAGACATTCAACAGGAACTAGAGCGTCTGGAAGAAATGATTCTCTCCAGTCCCCGGATTCCGCTAACCAGGCGGACCTTGGTGGATGAGGAGCAATTGTTGGATCAGTTGGACTTGGTGCGCCTGAACTTACCGGAAGCCTTTCAAAAAGCAACGGAAATTGTCCGCTCCCGCGACCAAATCTACGAAGAGGCGCAATCCTACGCTCGGGAAATTGTGGAAGAAGCGGAACAGGAAGCAGCGCGTATTTTAGACGAGATGGGGATCGTCCGTCAAGCCAAGGCAGAAGCGGAACAAATTCGCCAACAAGTGCAGCAAGACTGCCAGGCAGCGCAAGAAAAAACCATGGCAGAAATCGAACAATGGCGGCGACAGGGAGAGAAAGAGTTAGAGCAAATGCGCGCGCGGGCAGTTGCCGAAGCCGAAGCCATCGAACAAGGAGCTGACGAATACGCCGACCGGGTCTTAGGCAATATCGAACACCAGCTGGGAGAGATGCTGCGGGTGGTGCGCAACGGTCGCCACCAGTTAGAACGGGATAACGCCACCACGCGCACCCAAGCTTCCCAGTCTGCCATTCAGCAAGAGTCGGGGTATCCGGAAGGCAAACCCTCGCAACAACGCCACCACCCCCACCCGCGGCAGCGCTAA
- a CDS encoding succinylglutamate desuccinylase/aspartoacylase family protein: MIPKLSTIPIIELASGDRLSLQVYRFVGVTPGKKAYLQANLHGAEISGNAAIHQLIEFLQTLDPQQLRGEICLVPTCNPMGTNQRSHHFSTGRYNPYDGRDWNRIFWDYTKNHNLRDFAKAHLQATPAKIQANFRQQILQSFQKNAQKLDSPRGVPLYERYRYHLQSLCLDANYVIDLHSSTNQALNHLYCCQTREEAAQAFLFEHGILLDEYDGDAFDEAFVRPWLVLEQHFEKLGRQLRFDVEAWTLEINGGMQIDAQAVDASVRGMKNYLATKGILDIPDFPIAATSNTSMRLIPKTEIQTYYAPTGGMVQKPAQPGTKVKKGDLLYEMLGFPRENQLPQVYPVHADADGMVFDCASNQSANQGDYILSLL; the protein is encoded by the coding sequence TTGATTCCCAAGCTATCTACGATTCCAATTATTGAACTGGCAAGCGGCGATCGCTTGTCGCTACAGGTCTATCGTTTTGTGGGGGTTACCCCTGGCAAAAAAGCTTACCTGCAAGCCAATTTGCACGGTGCGGAAATTAGCGGCAATGCTGCTATCCACCAACTGATTGAGTTTTTACAAACCCTCGATCCCCAACAGTTGCGCGGGGAAATTTGTTTGGTACCTACCTGCAACCCCATGGGTACCAACCAGCGATCGCATCATTTTAGCACTGGTCGCTACAATCCCTACGACGGGCGCGATTGGAACCGCATTTTCTGGGACTATACCAAAAACCACAACCTCCGGGATTTTGCTAAGGCGCACTTACAAGCCACCCCTGCCAAAATCCAAGCCAATTTTCGCCAACAGATCCTGCAAAGCTTTCAAAAAAACGCGCAAAAACTTGACTCTCCCCGCGGCGTTCCCCTCTACGAACGCTACCGCTACCACTTACAATCCCTTTGCCTCGATGCCAACTACGTTATCGATTTGCACAGTTCCACCAACCAGGCGCTCAATCACCTGTACTGCTGCCAAACCCGGGAAGAGGCTGCCCAAGCGTTTTTATTTGAACACGGGATTTTGCTCGATGAATACGACGGCGATGCCTTCGACGAAGCATTTGTCCGACCTTGGTTGGTTTTAGAACAGCATTTCGAGAAGTTGGGGCGACAGTTGCGTTTTGATGTGGAGGCTTGGACCTTGGAAATTAATGGTGGCATGCAAATCGACGCGCAAGCCGTTGATGCCAGCGTTCGTGGGATGAAAAACTATCTGGCAACCAAAGGCATTTTAGATATCCCGGATTTTCCCATCGCAGCTACGAGCAACACCTCAATGCGACTGATTCCCAAAACCGAAATTCAAACCTATTATGCTCCCACAGGCGGCATGGTACAAAAACCAGCCCAGCCGGGAACCAAGGTTAAAAAAGGCGATTTGCTCTACGAAATGCTTGGTTTCCCCCGAGAAAACCAACTTCCCCAGGTATATCCGGTGCATGCGGATGCTGATGGTATGGTCTTTGACTGTGCCAGCAATCAATCAGCCAACCAAGGGGATTATATTCTTTCGTTGCTCTGA
- a CDS encoding regulatory protein SipA gives MAQEFTVGETVRLVAQPSYLKTAEARPMLRPPHLVRVGETGTIVDRRPGGWSVRFEKGTFLLGAEYLEPASNGSASASS, from the coding sequence ATGGCACAAGAATTTACCGTAGGCGAAACCGTACGTTTGGTAGCCCAGCCATCTTACCTAAAAACCGCGGAAGCCAGACCCATGTTGCGACCGCCCCATTTGGTCAGAGTGGGGGAAACGGGGACCATTGTAGACCGACGACCGGGGGGATGGAGCGTCCGTTTTGAAAAAGGGACATTTCTACTGGGGGCAGAATATCTCGAACCTGCCTCCAATGGTTCTGCCTCCGCCTCTTCTTAA